The following nucleotide sequence is from Pseudomonas putida S13.1.2.
TGCCACCTGTGGCTGGTACCACCTGAGCAAACCGCGTACGCCACGGCCGACCCACAGTGGGCACAGTCAGGCGCGCTGGGTGGTGGTGGGCGCAGGCTTCACCGGGCTGGCGGCCGCTCGGCAGCTGGCAACGAACTTTCCGCATGACGAGATCGTGCTGGTCGAAGCCCAGGAGGTTGGCTTTGGCACTTCCGGGCGCAATGCCGGCTTTGCCATCGACCTGCCGCACGATATCGGCGCCGAGGACTACATTGGTGACATCGACATCGCCAAGACGATCCTCAAGCTCAACCTGGGTGGCCAGCAATGCCTCAAGGACCTGATCGAGCGCTACGACATCGAGTGCCAGTTCCGCCATTGCGGCAAATACCAGGCGGCCATCGAAGACCGCGGCATTGCCGTGCTGGATGCCTACCGCCGCGGCCTGGACAAACTGGGTCAACCCTACGAAGCGATCGAGGGCCGCGACCTGCCCGATCATATCGGCACTGACTTCTACCGCAAGGGCCTGTTCACGCCGGGCACCGCCTTGCTGCAACCCTCGGCATTGGTCAAAGGTTTGGCCGATAGCCTGCCGCCCAACGTCTCGCTGTACGAACACACACCGATTACCAACGTCGAGTACGGCGACAAGGTGGTACTGCGCCACGCCAAGGGTTCGATCACCGCCGACAAGCTGGTGCTCACCACCAACGCCTTCGGCATGAGCTTCGGTTTCCTCAAGGGGCGCATGCTGCCGGTGTTTACCTACGCCAGCATCACCCGGCAGCTGACCGAGGAAGAACAGGCGCGCCTGGGCGGCAAACCCTACTGGGGCGTGATCCCGGCCGACCCGTTCGGCACCACCCTGCGCCGCACCGTCGACAACCGCCTGCTGATCCGCAACAGCTTCAGCTACAACCCCGACGGCCGTAGCAACCGCAAATATCTGGAACGCTTTGTTCAGCGCCACCGCGAGTCGTTCGCCCGGCGTTTTCCGATGTTGCCTGGGGTGAACTTTGAATATACCTGGGGCGGTGCGCTGGCACTGTCGCGCAACCACATGGGCTTCTTCGGCAAGTTGGCGCCGAATGTCGTCGGTGCACTGTGTTGTAACGGCCTGGGCGTTACCCGTGGCACGGTCACCGGCAAGTTGCTGGCCGACTGGCTGGCCGGTGACAAGAACGAACTGATCGAGTTTTTACTCAATGCCCCAGGGCCTTGTGTAAACCCGCCCAAGCCTTTGGTTTCCCTGGGCTTGAACGCAAACCTGATGTGGGGGCAGTTCCGCGCTGGCAAAGAAAGCTGATCGTTATCTGAGTTAGATCATAAAGCATTTTACGTCGGCGTCAGTTGGCCGGCACGGGCGCGGCTTGCCTGAAATTGATGATCGAGATGCGTCGTCCGAACACCCGGGGCTGAAGACGGTTTTCAGTTTCGCGGACACGCTCGCCTTGAAAATGTGCATATAGCAGACGGGGTAGGAATAACAATGACAAATCCGAATGTTTCGATTGAAGATGTACCGATCAACAACTTCCACCAATTGCTGACCCTGCGTTCCGGCGGCGGTTCGTTCGTCGATGGCTATGTACTGAGCATTATCGGCGTGGCCATGGTGCAGATGTCCGCCGGCCTGAGCCTGAACAGTTTCTGGCAGGGCATGATCGCCGCTTCGGCGCTGATCGGTATTTTCTTCGGTGGCTTTTTCGGCGGTTGGCTGACCGACCGCTTTGGCCGCAAACGGGTGTTCTTCGTTGGCCCGACCCTGTTCATCCTGGCCTCGGTGGCGCAGTTTTGGGTGGAGTCGGCGCTGGTCTTGTTCCTGCTAAGGTTTGCCATCGGTATCGCCGTAGGTATCGAATACCCGGTTGCAACGTCGCTGCTGGTGGAGTTCCTGCCCAGGAAGAACCGGGGCCCGCGCCTGGCAACCCTGACGGTATTGTGGTTTGCCGGCGCCGCTACTGCCTACCTGGCCGGTGAGGCAATCTTGCGCCAGGGTGGCGACGATGCCTGGCGCCTGGTGCTGGCCAGTGCTGCCGTAATTGGTGCGTTGCTGTTCGCCATCCGCCTGGGTACCCCCGAATCGCCACGCTGGTTGATCAGCAAAGGCCGCTCGGCCGAGGCTGAGCAGGTGATCAAGCGGGTGTACGGCAACGGTTTTTCGCTGAAGAACCTGCCGGAAGAGCCCAAGACCCGCAAGCTGTCGTTCCTCAGCCTGCTGCACTCTGGCTACGGCAAACGCATGCTGTTCGTCACCATGTTCTGGACCTGCTCGGTGATCCCGGTGTTCGCCGTGTACGCATTCGCCCCGAAAGTGCTGGGCGCGTTGAACCTGAAAGGTGACTGGGCATCGATCGGCTCCATCGCCATCACGTTCCTGTTCGTGGTGGGCTGCATCGTGGGCACCCGCCTGCTCAACACCCTCGGTCGGCGCACCACGCTGCTGCACAGCTTCTTCTGGTCGGGGCTGGCACTGCTGGGCCTGGGTGCCTTCAGCAATGGCAACGAGATGCTCATCCTGGTGCTGTTCGGTGCCTATGCCTTGTTCATCGGTGGCGCCCAGGTGCTGCAACTGGTGTACCCCAACGAACTGTTCCCTACCGAAATCCGTGCCGGCGCCGTGGGCGTGGGCACCTCCATGTCGCGGGTCGGTGCGGCAGTTGGCACCTGGCTGGTGCCCATCGCCCTCGACAGCTATGGCATCGGCGCCACCATGTATGCCGCTGCCGCCGTGACCTTTGTCGGCCTGGCCTTCTCGGTCGCCCTGGCCCCGGAAACCCGTTCGCTGAACCTGCAACAAGCGGCTTCGTTGAGCTGAAACCTTACAACCCGCCGCTGCGTGGTTGCGCGGCGGTCTTTACAACACTGAGCAACGCACTGGAGAACCTACCGTGAAATTCGAAGGCATCTACACCCCGGCAATCACTCCGCTGGCTGCGGACGGCTCGATCGACAAGGCGGCGTTCGCCGAGGTCCTCGAATACCTGGTCGAGTCGAAAATCCACGGCGTCATCATTGGTGGCTCTACCGGCGAGTACTACGCCCACACCACCCAGGAGCGCATCGAGCTGGCCGCCCAGGCCAAGGACGTGCTCAACGGCCGCCTGCCGCTGATCGTCGGCACCGGTGGCATCCGCACCGAAGACGCCGTGGCTTTCGCCCAGCACGCCAAGGAAATCAAGGCTGACGCGCTGCTGGTCGGCACCCCGCCGTACGCCCTGCCGACCCAACAGGAAATCGCCTTGCACGTCAAAGCGGTCGACGCCGCTGCCGACCTGCCGATCATGCTTTACAACTACCCGGGCCGCATGAGCGTAAGCATGGGCGAAGCGTTCTTCGATGCCGTGGCTGATGTGAAGAACATTGTCGCCATCAAGGAAAGCTCCGGCGACATGGCCCAGCTTCACCGGCTGGCCATCAAGCGCCCGAACATCCAGTTGTCGTGCGGCTGGGACGACCAGGCCCTGGAGTTCTTCGCCTGGGGCGCCCAGAGCTGGGTCTGCGCCGGCTCCAACTTCATTCCGCGTGAGCACGTGGCCCTGTACGAGGCCTGCGTGATCGAAAAGGACTTTGCCAAAGGCCGCAAGATCATGGCCGCCATGATGCCGCTGATGGACTTCCTGGAAGGTGGCAAGTTCGTCCAGGCCATCAAGAACGGCGTGGCGCTGAACGGCCTGAAGACCGGCGGCGTGCGCAAGCCGCTGTACGACCTGGACGATGCCGAGAAGCAGGAACTCAAGCGCGTGGTCAGCGAACTGAAAGCCACCATCGCCCTGATCAAATAAGGAGGCTGGCACAATGGCTGAATTGCTGAACAAGGAACAATACGCGGCCATCGCCGCCGAACTGCAGCTGCGTACCCAGGCGTTCATCGACGGTGAATTCCGCGACGCCATCTGCGGCCGCACGTTCGTCACCACCAACCCGGCCACCGGCAAGCAGTTGGCCGAAGTCGCCGCCTGTGACGTCAATGACGTCAACGTGGCGGTGGCGGCTGCCAAGCGTGTGTTCGAAGAGGGCACCTGGTCGAAGATGCAGCCGAACGACCGCAAGCATGTGCTGCAGAAGTTTGCCCAGCTGCTGGAAGACAACGCCCACGAACTGGCGGTGCTGGAAGCGCTGGACAGCGGCAAGCCGGTCAGCGAGTGCCAGACTGTCGACGTGCCGGAAACCATCCACACCATTCGCTGGCACGCCGAGCTGATCGACAAGATCTACGACGCCACTGCACCGACCGGCAATGCTGCCGTGACCATGGTGGTGCGTGAAGCCATCGGTGTGGTCGGCCTGGTGCTGCCGTGGAACTTCCCGCTGCTGATGCTGGCCTGGAAGATCGCCCCTTCGCTGGCCGCCGGTTGCTCGATCGTGGTCAAACCCGCCAAGGAAACCACCCTCAGCGCCCTGCGCGTGGCCGAGCTGGCCCATGAGGCGGGCATTCCTGCTGGCGTGTTCAACCTGGTGCCTGGCGGTGGCCGTGAAGTGGGCGAGGCCATTGGCCGTCACATGGACATCCCGATGGTCAGCTTTACCGGTTCCACCGACACCGGCCGGCTGTTCCTGAAATACGCTGCCGAGTCCAACCTCAAGCGCATTGTCCTGGAGTTGGGTGGCAAGAACCCGGCTGTGGTCATGAACGACTGCGAAGACCTGGACGAAGTGGCGCAGTTCGTGACCGCAGGTGCGTTCTGGAACATGGGCGAGAACTGCTCTGCTTCTTCACGCCTGATCGTGCACAAGGATGTCAAAGACGAGCTGCTCGGCTTGATGGCCAAGCACCTGAAGGACTGGAAACTGGGCGACCCGATGGACCCGGACAATCGCCTCGGCGCCATGGTGAGCAAGGCGCACTTCGAGAAGGTGAAGTCGTACCTGGAGTACGCCGCCGAGCATAAGCTCAGTATCGTCCAGGGTGGCGAGACCGAGGAGGGCGTGTTCGTGCAGCCGACCATCGTCGACAACGTAGGCCGCGACAACAAGCTGTTCGTGGAAGAAATCTTTGGCCCGGTGCTGAGCGTGACCAGCTTCGAGACCATCGATGAAGCCATCGAGCTGGCCAACGACACCATCTACGGCCTGGCGGCTTCGGCGTACACCGGCAGCCTGCGCAATGCGCTGCGCCTGTCGCGTGAAATCCGCGCGGGCGTGGTCACGGTCAACTGCTTCGGCGAAGGTGACGTCACTACGCCGTTCGGTGGTTACAAAGAGTCTGGCTTTGGTGGGCGCGACAAGTCCATCTGGGCACACGACCAGTACACGGAGCTGAAGACCATCTGGATCAACGCTGCGTGATCTGAGCAAGGCCGGTGCTGTTCTGACGGAGTTCGGCACCTGGCCGTTTTTGTGGTGGCTTTGCTGGCCCTATCGCCGGCAAGCCAGCTCCCACAGGTAACACAGTCTTCACGGCCTGTGCACGACCTGTGGGAGCTGGCTTGCCGGCGATAGGGCCGGTACAGGCCAGCGCAAAAGTGGCCTTTTTATTTGAACTTGGGCCCCGAGCGGGTATTCAGCCCTTTGGCCAAGCGGTCATACAGCACCACATTCACCGTCGCCGCGAGGTTCATGCAACCTTCGGTGGGGATGTAGATGGTCTCTTCGCACCACGCCCGCACCTCGGGGCTGAGGCTGCCGTCTTCTGGCCCAAAGATATAGATGGCCCGGTCCGGGTGGGTGTATTCCGGCAGTGGTCGTGCACCTTCCACCAGCTCCACCGCCACCGGGGTACAGCCCAGCGGGATGATGCGCTGCAGGTCATCGATGCCGATCAGCGGAATGTCGTAGTGCACGCGCTTGGTGTCGGTGACGAAGTCACGCGCGCGTTCGTAGCGTTTGCCGGTGTAGAACACCGAGTTGACGCCATAGCAGCCCGCAGCGCGCATCACCGAGCCGACGTTTTCTGCCGACTTGGGGTTGAACAGGCCGATGCAGCTGTATCGTTTGTTTGCCACGTACCGGGGCCCTTCGCGAAAAAAGCGCGATTATACGGGCTGCCCGGTAACAGCGGGGGCCGAATCGATGGTCAGTCTTTCTTCAACATGCCCGCCAGCGCGGCGAACGGGTTGTGGGTGGCCTTGGCGATGCTTGGCGTGCTGGTGGAGCCTTCGCTGAAGTATTGCTGGTCGGTGTAGCGCGAGTGCTCGTTGTCGTGGCAGTACAGGCACAGCAGCTCCCAGTTGGAGCCGTCCTGCGGGTTGTTGTCGTGATTGTGGTCACGGTGGTGCACGGTCAGCTCGCTCAGGCGCTTGCCGGCGAATTCGCGGGCGCAGCGGCCGCACACGTGCGGGTACATTCTCAGGGCCTTGTCGCGGTAGCCCATTTCCTTGTCACGCTTGGCATCGGCCAGGATGCGGTCGAGGCGCGCGGTGGCGGCGGCGGAAGAGGTGGAGCTCATGGTGTTTCCTTTGTTCTGATCAGGCAAATGACAGTTATGGCATTGAGTCTAGCGCGCTTGCAGGGCAAGCGGACAGGCGAAAGCGGTGATTTAGGCGTAGCCTGTAAGCAGGTTCCCGACAGGAGGTTGCTGATGTTTCATGCGATCCTGACCGCGCTGTTGATGGCCGGCCTGCCCATGGCCGAAGCTGCCAGCACGCCACCCCGTCTCACTACGCCAGTGCCTGGTGCACCGGGTACGCCCACGCCCACGCCATACCCGCAGATAACCCCGAGTACACCGCCCAAGGCCTACGACAGCCAGCCGGGGGCGCCCTTGTTGCCGCCGATGCCAGTGCCCGGGCCGCCGAAGGACCAGCCATTGCCGGGGTTGCGCCAAGACCCGCCGAGGCCGGCGGTAGAGGATGATTGAATACGGCGCGCCTGCTCTGGCCGCTGTGGGAAGAACGCATGTGCGCAAGATCCACCGCGGTCCCTGTGGGAGCGGGTTCACCCGCGAACACGGGCGAAGCCCGTGCCAACCACCGCGGTGCCTTCTTCGCGGGTAAACCCGCTCCCACAGGGGCCGCGCGGGTGCTCGAATTTTATGCCACACCCAGCTCGCCAAACACGAACGCATATTCCAGGGCCACATCCTTCAACCCCTGGTACCGCCCGCTCATCCCGCCATGCCCAGCCCCCATCTCGGTCTTGAGCAGCAGCAGGTTGCTGTCGGTCTTGCGCGTGCGCAAGCGCGCCACCCATTTGGCGGCTTCCCAATACTGCACGCGGCTGTCGTTGTAGCCCGCCACCACCAGCATCGCCGGGTAGGCCTGCGCTTTTACATTCTCGTAGGGCGCATACGCCTTGATCCGCTCATACACCTCCGGCTCCTCCGGGTTGCCCCATTCGTCATACTCGGTCACCGTCAGCGGCAGCTCGGGGTCGAGCATGGTGTTGAGCACGTCGACGAACGGCACTTCGGCTATCGCACAGCGGAACAGCTCGGGGCGCAGGTTGAGCACCGCGCCCATCAACAGGCCGCCGGCGCTGCCGCCGCTGATGGCCAGCCGCTCGGCAGTGGTCACGCCCTCGGCAATCAGGTGCTCAGCGCAGGCGATGAAGTCGCTGAAGGTGTTGGGCTTGTGCTCCTGCTTGCCGGCGCGGTACCAGGCTTCGCCCAGCTCGCCGCCGCCGCGCACATGGGCGATGGCAAAGGCCACGCCGCGCTCCAGCAGGCTCAGGCGGGCATGGGAGAACCACGGGTCGAGGCTTTCGCCATAGGCGCCGTAACCGTACAGGTACAGCGGCACGGCTTTGCCCAGGTCCTGGCGGCGACGTACCAGGCTGATCGGCACCTGGGTGCCATCCGCGGCGGTTGCCCACAGTCGCTCGCTTACATAGTCGTCGGCATCGAACTCACCCAGCACCGGGGTTTGCTTGAGCACGGCCTGGGCGCCGCTGGCCAGCACCAGCTGGCGCACCTGGGCTGGGCGGTTGAGCGCTTCGTAGCGCAGGCGTATGCGCGTGCTGGCGAACTCCAGGCTGTCTTGCACGTACAGGCTGTAGGCAGCGTCGGGGAGTTCCACGCGGTAGGCCGGCAGGCCTTGCGGGCGTACTTCGATGATTGGCAGGCCGCCTTCGCGCAGGCTCAGGGTGAGGGCGCCTTCATTCAGGCTGAGGCCTTCGAGCATGATCGCATCGCGGTGTGCCACCAGCACCTGCCATTGTTCACGGCTGGGCACCGGTGTGACCGGGGCGTGGTACAGGGCGAAGTTGATGCCGTCCTGGTTGGTGCGGATGAACCAGCGCCACTCGCCCTCGAGCTGGCCATGGTCGGGGAAGTACTCATGGCCTTCGATACGCGGCGCCAGGCAGGTGAACGGCGCCCGTGGGGTTTCGGCGTCCAGTACCCAGGCCTCGCTGGTGGTCTTGCTGTTGAGCAGCAGCACCAGCTGGCGCTCGGAACTGGTGCGGTAGCAGTGCAGGAAGAAGCGCCCATCGGCTTCTTCGAACACGGTTTGCGCATCGTCGCTGCCCAGGGTGTGGCGGCGCAGGCGCCAAGGCCGGTGGGTGTCGTCCAGTTCGGCGAAGAACAGCGTCTGGCTGTCGTTGGCCCAGGTCAGGCTGCCGTCGCAGTCGTCGAAGGGCAGGGCGGTGATGCTGCCAGTGGCCAGGTCCTTGACGTACAGGGTGTAGATTTCATCGCCGCTGGTATCGAGGCTGTAGGCCAGCAGGCGGTGGTCGGGGCTGATATTGAATGCCCCCAGCGACAGGAAGCCGCCATTGGCCAGGGCGTTGGGGTCGAGCAGCAGTTGCTCCTGGCTTTCATCGACGGTGTTCGAGTCGTCGGCCGGGCGCGGGCAGCGGTAGTGGCGTGGGTATTCGTCGCCTGCGGTGGTGCGGGTGTAGTACAGGTAGGAGCCCCAGGGGGCCGGCAGCGACAGGTCGGTTTCCAGGATGCGGCCCTTGATCTCTTCGAACAGTTGCTCGCGCAACGGCGCCTGGTCGGCCAGGCAGGCTTCCTGGTAGGCGTTTTCGGCTTGCAGGTAAGCAAGTACCTCGGGGGTGTCGCGCTGCTGCAGCCAGGCGTACGGGTCGGCGGCGTTGTCGGCGTGGGCGATGGGAGGTTGGGGCTTGGTTTGCATTGAGGGTCTCTTGGTTGGGGTTGCCTGTACGGGCCTCTTCGCGGGCACGCCCGCTCCCACATGGCCACCACTGGCTTGGCTACTGTGCAGTGCCTATGGCTCTTGCAGGAGCACCACAGCTCTTGAGGGCTGTGGGGTCCCTGTGGGAGCGGGCGTGCCCGCGAAGAGGGCGGTACAGGCAAACGCTGTCTGCGCCCGGAAAAGTGTTTATCATAGGCATCTCTTTGCCTGGCTTGCACGAACACCATGACCGAGAACGACTACACCTTCGCCTGGGGCCTGTACGCCGTGGCCGCCCTGGGCTGCTTGCTGGTGGCCTTCAAGCTCACCGGCTGGATGTGGCGCTGGCTGCGCGAACCGCTGCGGGTGGTGCTGGCAGTGCTGCTGCTGACCCCGACCGTGGTCGATCCGGTCAAGGACAGCTTCGCCCCGGCCATCGCCATCACCGCCCTGGACCTCGCCTTCAAGGTGGGCAACAACGCCTGGCGTGCGGTGTCCGACTTCGCCATGTACGGCATGATTGCCTTCGGCCTGTATTTCCTCTTTGTGCTGGTGCGCTGGCCGCTGGAAAAACGCGCCCGCGAGCGCCGTGCGCAAGCCGAGGCAGCCGCCAAGCGCCAGGTGGACGAAGATAACCAGGTCGCCGGGCAAGCCCCGTTGGCCGCCGAACGCGGCGACCGTTACCGCGACGACCCACGCCCTGCCGCACCCCGCGGCAATGGCCGGGTCGAGCCCCGTCTGTAAACGGAGGAGACACGCCTGTGTGCGAACTGCTGGGCATGAGTGCCAACGTCCCCACCGACATCGTTTTCAGCTTCACCGGCCTGATGCAGCGCGGTGGCCGTACCGGCCCGCACCGTGATGGCTGGGGTATCGGTTTCTACGAAGGCCGTGGTCTGCGCCTGTTCCAGGACCCGGCCGCGAGCAGCGAGTCGGAAGTGGCCAACCTGGTGCAGCGCTACCCGATCAAGAGCGAAGTGGTGATTGGCCATATCCGCCAGGCCAACGTCGGCAAGGTCTGCCTGTCCAACACCCACCCGTTCGTGCGGGAAATGTGGGGCCGCAACTGGTGCTTCGCGCACAACGGGCAACTGGGCGACTTCAAGGGCCTGGCCAGCTTCTACCGGCCGGTGGGCGACACCGACAGCGAAGCGGCGTTCTGCGACCTGCTCAACCGCATCCGCAGTGCCTTCCC
It contains:
- a CDS encoding S9 family peptidase — encoded protein: MQTKPQPPIAHADNAADPYAWLQQRDTPEVLAYLQAENAYQEACLADQAPLREQLFEEIKGRILETDLSLPAPWGSYLYYTRTTAGDEYPRHYRCPRPADDSNTVDESQEQLLLDPNALANGGFLSLGAFNISPDHRLLAYSLDTSGDEIYTLYVKDLATGSITALPFDDCDGSLTWANDSQTLFFAELDDTHRPWRLRRHTLGSDDAQTVFEEADGRFFLHCYRTSSERQLVLLLNSKTTSEAWVLDAETPRAPFTCLAPRIEGHEYFPDHGQLEGEWRWFIRTNQDGINFALYHAPVTPVPSREQWQVLVAHRDAIMLEGLSLNEGALTLSLREGGLPIIEVRPQGLPAYRVELPDAAYSLYVQDSLEFASTRIRLRYEALNRPAQVRQLVLASGAQAVLKQTPVLGEFDADDYVSERLWATAADGTQVPISLVRRRQDLGKAVPLYLYGYGAYGESLDPWFSHARLSLLERGVAFAIAHVRGGGELGEAWYRAGKQEHKPNTFSDFIACAEHLIAEGVTTAERLAISGGSAGGLLMGAVLNLRPELFRCAIAEVPFVDVLNTMLDPELPLTVTEYDEWGNPEEPEVYERIKAYAPYENVKAQAYPAMLVVAGYNDSRVQYWEAAKWVARLRTRKTDSNLLLLKTEMGAGHGGMSGRYQGLKDVALEYAFVFGELGVA
- a CDS encoding class II glutamine amidotransferase; translation: MCELLGMSANVPTDIVFSFTGLMQRGGRTGPHRDGWGIGFYEGRGLRLFQDPAASSESEVANLVQRYPIKSEVVIGHIRQANVGKVCLSNTHPFVREMWGRNWCFAHNGQLGDFKGLASFYRPVGDTDSEAAFCDLLNRIRSAFPEPVPVEQLLPVLVEACAGYRGRGVFNCMLSDGDWLFCFCSTKLVHITRRAPFGAARLKDVDLIVDFHTETTPNDVVTVIATEALTENETWHRYEPGQWALWRHGECVAHGQS
- a CDS encoding RNA methyltransferase encodes the protein MANKRYSCIGLFNPKSAENVGSVMRAAGCYGVNSVFYTGKRYERARDFVTDTKRVHYDIPLIGIDDLQRIIPLGCTPVAVELVEGARPLPEYTHPDRAIYIFGPEDGSLSPEVRAWCEETIYIPTEGCMNLAATVNVVLYDRLAKGLNTRSGPKFK
- a CDS encoding MFS transporter, which encodes MTNPNVSIEDVPINNFHQLLTLRSGGGSFVDGYVLSIIGVAMVQMSAGLSLNSFWQGMIAASALIGIFFGGFFGGWLTDRFGRKRVFFVGPTLFILASVAQFWVESALVLFLLRFAIGIAVGIEYPVATSLLVEFLPRKNRGPRLATLTVLWFAGAATAYLAGEAILRQGGDDAWRLVLASAAVIGALLFAIRLGTPESPRWLISKGRSAEAEQVIKRVYGNGFSLKNLPEEPKTRKLSFLSLLHSGYGKRMLFVTMFWTCSVIPVFAVYAFAPKVLGALNLKGDWASIGSIAITFLFVVGCIVGTRLLNTLGRRTTLLHSFFWSGLALLGLGAFSNGNEMLILVLFGAYALFIGGAQVLQLVYPNELFPTEIRAGAVGVGTSMSRVGAAVGTWLVPIALDSYGIGATMYAAAAVTFVGLAFSVALAPETRSLNLQQAASLS
- a CDS encoding aldehyde dehydrogenase — translated: MAELLNKEQYAAIAAELQLRTQAFIDGEFRDAICGRTFVTTNPATGKQLAEVAACDVNDVNVAVAAAKRVFEEGTWSKMQPNDRKHVLQKFAQLLEDNAHELAVLEALDSGKPVSECQTVDVPETIHTIRWHAELIDKIYDATAPTGNAAVTMVVREAIGVVGLVLPWNFPLLMLAWKIAPSLAAGCSIVVKPAKETTLSALRVAELAHEAGIPAGVFNLVPGGGREVGEAIGRHMDIPMVSFTGSTDTGRLFLKYAAESNLKRIVLELGGKNPAVVMNDCEDLDEVAQFVTAGAFWNMGENCSASSRLIVHKDVKDELLGLMAKHLKDWKLGDPMDPDNRLGAMVSKAHFEKVKSYLEYAAEHKLSIVQGGETEEGVFVQPTIVDNVGRDNKLFVEEIFGPVLSVTSFETIDEAIELANDTIYGLAASAYTGSLRNALRLSREIRAGVVTVNCFGEGDVTTPFGGYKESGFGGRDKSIWAHDQYTELKTIWINAA
- a CDS encoding YajD family HNH nuclease; amino-acid sequence: MSSTSSAAATARLDRILADAKRDKEMGYRDKALRMYPHVCGRCAREFAGKRLSELTVHHRDHNHDNNPQDGSNWELLCLYCHDNEHSRYTDQQYFSEGSTSTPSIAKATHNPFAALAGMLKKD
- a CDS encoding dihydrodipicolinate synthase family protein, whose amino-acid sequence is MKFEGIYTPAITPLAADGSIDKAAFAEVLEYLVESKIHGVIIGGSTGEYYAHTTQERIELAAQAKDVLNGRLPLIVGTGGIRTEDAVAFAQHAKEIKADALLVGTPPYALPTQQEIALHVKAVDAAADLPIMLYNYPGRMSVSMGEAFFDAVADVKNIVAIKESSGDMAQLHRLAIKRPNIQLSCGWDDQALEFFAWGAQSWVCAGSNFIPREHVALYEACVIEKDFAKGRKIMAAMMPLMDFLEGGKFVQAIKNGVALNGLKTGGVRKPLYDLDDAEKQELKRVVSELKATIALIK
- a CDS encoding NAD(P)/FAD-dependent oxidoreductase, producing MTRISSLPADDATCGWYHLSKPRTPRPTHSGHSQARWVVVGAGFTGLAAARQLATNFPHDEIVLVEAQEVGFGTSGRNAGFAIDLPHDIGAEDYIGDIDIAKTILKLNLGGQQCLKDLIERYDIECQFRHCGKYQAAIEDRGIAVLDAYRRGLDKLGQPYEAIEGRDLPDHIGTDFYRKGLFTPGTALLQPSALVKGLADSLPPNVSLYEHTPITNVEYGDKVVLRHAKGSITADKLVLTTNAFGMSFGFLKGRMLPVFTYASITRQLTEEEQARLGGKPYWGVIPADPFGTTLRRTVDNRLLIRNSFSYNPDGRSNRKYLERFVQRHRESFARRFPMLPGVNFEYTWGGALALSRNHMGFFGKLAPNVVGALCCNGLGVTRGTVTGKLLADWLAGDKNELIEFLLNAPGPCVNPPKPLVSLGLNANLMWGQFRAGKES